The window ATTAAACACACTGTTTAAAATTGAAGGAGTTTCGGTTTGAGGCTTGGTTTTGGTCGCAGTGGGGTCGAGTTTATCCAAAAATGCTCAGTAGACTACAAAACATCTTGAAAGAAAAGATTGTGTTTCTGGCCTGATGCGTGAAGTTTGTGAAAATGGAGAACTGCGCATGTGGTGTACGATTTGTGCACATTTCTGGGCTTTTATGGtgcattttaattgatttccccccagggatcaataaagtattctatctgtctatccatccatctttgaGGGGATTCCTGCAGTCACAGTTCTGCCTGACCGTCAATCACAAGTTATTTGCTTGTTAAAATTTGTTGCTGAATAGGAAGCTTTTTAAGCCCAACAGTACATCACTGATCGTTCTAACCCGATAAAGAACAGATCTGTACCTTTTCTTCACACAAACATGCCACCAGCTCAGTCTCCTGTTGGCAGTcacacctttattcatttagctgatgctttttatcaaagcaacttacaattatttacccatttgtacagctgggtaattttactggagcaattgagggtaagtattttgttcagggtactacagctagaggtgggaattgaacctgcaacctttgagtccaaaagcagcagtactaacaactatgctaccagctgccctggggttggggggggtcccTTAGGGCTTAAAGTCACTTCACTATTTGTGTAATGGGGCGCTTCAGGTCTCGTCTTGAGAAACCAAAGTTAGTTAAAATGCACAGTCTAAAATGTGGTATGTTAAGGTTTTTTGTTCAGTCATGTTTGAGATACATTTTTGAGTGCAAACGAAGGAGGAGCGCACATtgttttttgtgtacttttcaCAAGTGTTTTTTTAGTGGTTTGTGATCATTAGATTGAGCAGTAACATTGGTGACCTTTGAATGTTTGCTGTTTGCTGCAGATAGAAGCACATGTGTTGGTTGCTGGGGCCAAGTGGTGGCTGTTTTCTcaactctttttttaaagtgttgtcTTCAGctgcaagcggttcagaaaatgtgtgtgtgtcttcagctGCTGGTGTTGTCCTTCCAGCTGCTGGTGAATTATCACAAGTGGAGACGGGAGTGCCCAGAAATCACCGCAAACCTATGCCCCTCCTCAGTCTTGGGCCTGCTCCAGAACCAGTACCATGGAGTACTGGACTCCAGGGACACCACTGGAAGCAGAGTGCTGGTCTACAGGATTGGTTTGTAGACTACATGTGTAGTGGATGAAGCTGCTTTTCCCGgattcattttaaacacagctttacatacctacacacacaggAATACACACTTTCACCTCTTCTCTCCCCAACAGGTAAGTGGATCCCAAAGGATTTCACAGCATATGAAGTGTTCCGTGTGAGCCTCATCACATCGGAGCTGATTGTCCGGGAGGTTGAGACTCAGCGATTCGGCATAAAGGCCATATTTGACTTGCAGGACTGGTGCTTTGCTCATGCCTTCCAGATTAACCCTTCTCTGGTTAAGAAGATCTCAGCTGTGCTCACAGTATGCACCCTCTCTAAAGCGTTTACAACTCCCTTATTGGCAACATGGTGCCTAAGGACAGAACTGTAAACACAAACGTTTAGGATCTGATGATAGGTTGACACTATTGAATACAGCACTTAGACTGGAAAACTTCAGTGCATCCAGCTGTGACAATAGGTGACATTATAAgctgtgtaaatataaaaactgaTCTTTCACTTAAATCCAAAAAGCTGGCATATTGTGGGACAGTTTTTAGAGAACAGTTACTTTACTGTGTGTTATTATAATGCTTCCTGCTTTCCAGTGATTGTTggatacatattttttcatggAATTTGCTGCTGTTGGTGTCTTTAGAAAGACTTGCTTCTTGTAGGGGTTTAGGAGAAATGGCTTGTGTTGTactggtatttttttactgacatGCTTCTTACAGAATCTAAAAACAGTTTTGGCTGAATTCGTCTCTTCCTCCCAGGACTCGTTTCCTCTGAAGGTGCGAGGGATCCACCTCATCAATGAGCCAAAATTCTTCCGTCCCGTCTTCTCTATGATCAGACCTTTCCTGCCAGACAAGATAAAACCGCGAGTAAGATGCCTGGCAGCAGTAGCACAGTTTGTGAGGTGCTATGACAGGTTTGATTTGTCAGAACAAGGGGGCAAGGTGTAATCTCAAGAGTAATGCTGCTGTAAGGACCCATGACTGACTATCTTCTTCTTCTGGTTGTTGGTTTCTCCAATGTGGTTTGTTTCCTGTTACTTTCAGATCCATATGCATGGCAGCTCGTTTGTCCACAGCTTGTGTCAGCACTTCTCCAGGGAAATTCTGCCCCCTGAGTATGGTGGTAATGGGCAGGGTCTGGATGAAGTGTGTCAGA of the Scleropages formosus chromosome 7, fSclFor1.1, whole genome shotgun sequence genome contains:
- the ttpa gene encoding alpha-tocopherol transfer protein translates to MTGCLLVQPARSIPLQPLLHFPRPVPPPAEASSGPGTRSAEEPAGSAYTAAPPMELPDDSNLVKSFIAELRRRAEVELEGGQVDLSDGALLKFLRARDFDGELALQLLVNYHKWRRECPEITANLCPSSVLGLLQNQYHGVLDSRDTTGSRVLVYRIGKWIPKDFTAYEVFRVSLITSELIVREVETQRFGIKAIFDLQDWCFAHAFQINPSLVKKISAVLTDSFPLKVRGIHLINEPKFFRPVFSMIRPFLPDKIKPRIHMHGSSFVHSLCQHFSREILPPEYGGNGQGLDEVCQRWTQFILSSQALLQQLSLGAAGRGDGEQGGSRQVPRGAGKPRDSGSCSR